A genomic region of Zea mays cultivar B73 chromosome 6, Zm-B73-REFERENCE-NAM-5.0, whole genome shotgun sequence contains the following coding sequences:
- the LOC100125644 gene encoding putative growth-regulating factor 14 isoform X1, producing the protein MLSSASSAAGAAMGMGGGGYAHQPPPQRTVFTAAQWAELEQQALIYKYLMAGVPVPPDLLLPVRPGPAAAFSFAGPAAASPFYHQHHPSLSYYAYYGKKLDPEPWRCRRTDGKKWRCSKEAHPDSKYCERHMHRGRNRSRKPVESKTASSSSPAHPSPPQLSTVTTTAPLEPLAAAGGKVHGLSLGGGAAGSSHLGVDASNAHYRYGSNRYPLGAKPDGGELSFFSGASSGNNSRGGFTIDSPSDNNSWHSALASSVPPFTLSTKSGDSGLLPGAYASYSQSHSHMEPPRELGQVTIASLAQEQERQQPFSGGMLGNVKQENQNQPLRPFFDEWPGTRADSWPPEMDGAPRAGRTSFSSSTTQLSISIPMPRCD; encoded by the exons ATGCTGAGCTCGGCATCCTCGGCCGCGGGAGCGGCCATGGGGATGGGCGGCGGCGGGTACGCGCACCAGCCCCCGCCACAGCGCACGGTCTTCACCGCCGCGCAGTGGGCGGAGCTGGAGCAGCAGGCGCTCATCTACAAGTACCTCATGGCCGGCGTCCCCGTCCCGCCCGACCTCCTCCTCCCCGTCCGCCCCGGCCCCGCCGCCGCCTTCTCCTTCGCCGGCCCCGCCGCCGCGTCGCCCTTCTACCACCAACACCACCCGTCCC TGAGCTACTACGCCTACTACGGCAAGAAACTGGACCCGGAGCCGTGGCGGTGCCGCCGCACCGACGGCAAGAAGTGGCGGTGCTCCAAGGAGGCGCACCCCGACTCCAAGTACTGCGAGCGCCACATGCACCGTGGCCGCAACCGTTCAAGAAAGCCTGTGGAATCCAAGACCGCCTCGTCGTCGTCGCCCGCGCACCCGTCGCCGCCCCAGCTGTCCACCGtcaccaccaccgcgcctctcgAGCCCCTTGCAGCGGCGGGGGGCAAGGTCCACGGCCTGTCCCTCGGCGGCGGCGCTGCTGGCTCGTCGCACCTCGGCGTCGATGCTTCGAATGCTCACTATCGTTATGGTAGCAA CAGGTACCCTCTCGGAGCTAAACCGGACGGCGGCGAGTTGAGCTTCTTCTCAGGAGCGTCATCGGGGAACAACTCGAGGGGCGGCTTCACCATCGACTCTCCATCAGATAACAACTCGTGGCACTCCGCCCTGGCGTCCAGCGTGCCCCCGTTCACGCTGTCGACGAAGAGCGGGGACTCCGGCCTCCTGCCCGGCGCCTACGCCTCCTACTCCCAGTCCCACTCCCACATGGAGCCGCCGCGGGAGCTCGGGCAGGTCACCATCGCCTCGCTGGCGcaggagcaggagcgccagcaGCCGTTCAGTGGTGGGATGCTCGGGAACGTGAAGCAGGAGAACCAGAACCAGCCGCTGCGGCCCTTCTTCGACGAGTGGCCCGGGACGCGGGCGGACTCGTGGCCGCCGGAGATGGACGGCGCGCCGCGGGCCGGCAGGACCTCCTTCTCCTCCTCCACCACCCAGCTCTCCATCTCCATCCCGATGCCCAGAT GCGACTGA
- the LOC100125644 gene encoding putative growth-regulating factor 14 (The RefSeq protein has 1 substitution compared to this genomic sequence) → MLSSASSAAGAAMGMGGGGYAHQPPPQRAVFTAAQWAELEQQALIYKYLMAGVPVPPDLLLPVRPGPAAAFSFAGPAAASPFYHQHHPSLSYYAYYGKKLDPEPWRCRRTDGKKWRCSKEAHPDSKYCERHMHRGRNRSRKPVESKTASSSSPAHPSPPQLSTVTTTAPLEPLAAAGGKVHGLSLGGGAAGSSHLGVDASNAHYRYGSNRYPLGAKPDGGELSFFSGASSGNNSRGGFTIDSPSDNNSWHSALASSVPPFTLSTKSGDSGLLPGAYASYSQSHSHMEPPRELGQVTIASLAQEQERQQPFSGGMLGNVKQENQNQPLRPFFDEWPGTRADSWPPEMDGAPRAGRTSFSSSTTQLSISIPMPRCELHLRNQNS, encoded by the exons ATGCTGAGCTCGGCATCCTCGGCCGCGGGAGCGGCCATGGGGATGGGCGGCGGCGGGTACGCGCACCAGCCCCCGCCACAGCGCACGGTCTTCACCGCCGCGCAGTGGGCGGAGCTGGAGCAGCAGGCGCTCATCTACAAGTACCTCATGGCCGGCGTCCCCGTCCCGCCCGACCTCCTCCTCCCCGTCCGCCCCGGCCCCGCCGCCGCCTTCTCCTTCGCCGGCCCCGCCGCCGCGTCGCCCTTCTACCACCAACACCACCCGTCCC TGAGCTACTACGCCTACTACGGCAAGAAACTGGACCCGGAGCCGTGGCGGTGCCGCCGCACCGACGGCAAGAAGTGGCGGTGCTCCAAGGAGGCGCACCCCGACTCCAAGTACTGCGAGCGCCACATGCACCGTGGCCGCAACCGTTCAAGAAAGCCTGTGGAATCCAAGACCGCCTCGTCGTCGTCGCCCGCGCACCCGTCGCCGCCCCAGCTGTCCACCGtcaccaccaccgcgcctctcgAGCCCCTTGCAGCGGCGGGGGGCAAGGTCCACGGCCTGTCCCTCGGCGGCGGCGCTGCTGGCTCGTCGCACCTCGGCGTCGATGCTTCGAATGCTCACTATCGTTATGGTAGCAA CAGGTACCCTCTCGGAGCTAAACCGGACGGCGGCGAGTTGAGCTTCTTCTCAGGAGCGTCATCGGGGAACAACTCGAGGGGCGGCTTCACCATCGACTCTCCATCAGATAACAACTCGTGGCACTCCGCCCTGGCGTCCAGCGTGCCCCCGTTCACGCTGTCGACGAAGAGCGGGGACTCCGGCCTCCTGCCCGGCGCCTACGCCTCCTACTCCCAGTCCCACTCCCACATGGAGCCGCCGCGGGAGCTCGGGCAGGTCACCATCGCCTCGCTGGCGcaggagcaggagcgccagcaGCCGTTCAGTGGTGGGATGCTCGGGAACGTGAAGCAGGAGAACCAGAACCAGCCGCTGCGGCCCTTCTTCGACGAGTGGCCCGGGACGCGGGCGGACTCGTGGCCGCCGGAGATGGACGGCGCGCCGCGGGCCGGCAGGACCTCCTTCTCCTCCTCCACCACCCAGCTCTCCATCTCCATCCCGATGCCCAGATGTGAGCTGCATCTCAGAAACCAGAACTCTTGA
- the LOC100125644 gene encoding putative growth-regulating factor 14 isoform X2: MLSSASSAAGAAMGMGGGGYAHQPPPQRTVFTAAQWAELEQQALIYKYLMAGVPVPPDLLLPVRPGPAAAFSFAGPAAASPFYHQHHPSLSYYAYYGKKLDPEPWRCRRTDGKKWRCSKEAHPDSKYCERHMHRGRNRSRKPVESKTASSSSPAHPSPPQLSTVTTTAPLEPLAAAGGKVHGLSLGGGAAGSSHLGVDASNAHYRYGSKYPLGAKPDGGELSFFSGASSGNNSRGGFTIDSPSDNNSWHSALASSVPPFTLSTKSGDSGLLPGAYASYSQSHSHMEPPRELGQVTIASLAQEQERQQPFSGGMLGNVKQENQNQPLRPFFDEWPGTRADSWPPEMDGAPRAGRTSFSSSTTQLSISIPMPRCD, from the exons ATGCTGAGCTCGGCATCCTCGGCCGCGGGAGCGGCCATGGGGATGGGCGGCGGCGGGTACGCGCACCAGCCCCCGCCACAGCGCACGGTCTTCACCGCCGCGCAGTGGGCGGAGCTGGAGCAGCAGGCGCTCATCTACAAGTACCTCATGGCCGGCGTCCCCGTCCCGCCCGACCTCCTCCTCCCCGTCCGCCCCGGCCCCGCCGCCGCCTTCTCCTTCGCCGGCCCCGCCGCCGCGTCGCCCTTCTACCACCAACACCACCCGTCCC TGAGCTACTACGCCTACTACGGCAAGAAACTGGACCCGGAGCCGTGGCGGTGCCGCCGCACCGACGGCAAGAAGTGGCGGTGCTCCAAGGAGGCGCACCCCGACTCCAAGTACTGCGAGCGCCACATGCACCGTGGCCGCAACCGTTCAAGAAAGCCTGTGGAATCCAAGACCGCCTCGTCGTCGTCGCCCGCGCACCCGTCGCCGCCCCAGCTGTCCACCGtcaccaccaccgcgcctctcgAGCCCCTTGCAGCGGCGGGGGGCAAGGTCCACGGCCTGTCCCTCGGCGGCGGCGCTGCTGGCTCGTCGCACCTCGGCGTCGATGCTTCGAATGCTCACTATCGTTATGGTAGCAA GTACCCTCTCGGAGCTAAACCGGACGGCGGCGAGTTGAGCTTCTTCTCAGGAGCGTCATCGGGGAACAACTCGAGGGGCGGCTTCACCATCGACTCTCCATCAGATAACAACTCGTGGCACTCCGCCCTGGCGTCCAGCGTGCCCCCGTTCACGCTGTCGACGAAGAGCGGGGACTCCGGCCTCCTGCCCGGCGCCTACGCCTCCTACTCCCAGTCCCACTCCCACATGGAGCCGCCGCGGGAGCTCGGGCAGGTCACCATCGCCTCGCTGGCGcaggagcaggagcgccagcaGCCGTTCAGTGGTGGGATGCTCGGGAACGTGAAGCAGGAGAACCAGAACCAGCCGCTGCGGCCCTTCTTCGACGAGTGGCCCGGGACGCGGGCGGACTCGTGGCCGCCGGAGATGGACGGCGCGCCGCGGGCCGGCAGGACCTCCTTCTCCTCCTCCACCACCCAGCTCTCCATCTCCATCCCGATGCCCAGAT GCGACTGA